The stretch of DNA TTAAGTTGTTAAGTCAATCTTCATCAGTTTCTACACAAAAACATGATGCGAATATTTTATAACATAACTTCATGGTACCTAGAACCTCTATAGGACTTGTCTAAATACAATAGATCTTAATGATTGATTTTTCAATTATTGGACTGTGTGGCTCATttggtgcttgcaacaccagggttctGGGATTGATACCTACACGGGACCAGTACGAAAAATGCattcactcactactgtaaattgctctggataagtgtctgctaaatgactaaaatgtaaattattttatttgagtcGGGCCTACTACCCCTTGAATATTTCCTATTCAATGAATATGGTCAAGCTGCGAATGACCCCTGATCTACCTATCCACGCCTGAGACTTGAGATCAGAGCCGGTTGGATGCTCCAGACTGTATTACGATGCTCAACTCTCTGCATCTCAATGTCTGCTGATGGTTGCTCATGCCAGTGTAAAGTGCACCGTTTGTTTTAATGGTGATAGTTGGTCTTGTCCATTGACATATATGGTCTTCTCACCTAAAAAATGTGCAAATGTCAGGGCTGTTCTCAACCCAGGTCCAGGCCATTCACACTAACAGTGTGGGACAATGTGTTTTGATGGCTCAGGAAGAAGAACATTTAGAGCAAACAGACGTAGCAGCCAACAAAGTTTTAGACAAGAGTCCACTTTCACTCAATTttaatataaaaaaaaatacaggaCAACATTTTTTTGCCATGTTTAACATAAACAGGATGTCAGTGTTTCTCACTTGGacaaaacacttttttagttTACAATGTAAACCAGCAAGACTAGCACAATGgggcagtaggtagcctagtgtttagagcattgggccagtaactgaaaggttgctagatcgaatcctcaAGCTTACAAgggaaaaatctgtcgttctacccctgaacaaggcagttaacccactgttccgaggccatcattgtaaataagaatttgttcttaactggcttgcctggttaaaaaaaagAGTGAAACCACTCATCAAAAAATAAAGTTGAATGCAGTTTGTTATCTTATATGCCCTTAAAACGATAAGAAAACATGTATTTTAATCAAGGCTATATTGTCTAATAATATATCACCACACAAAGTCTCGTGCCATAGCAAGGCCACAGAGGTAAGGTttataatgaaaaaaatatacgATTGAGAGTCAAACATCTTGTTTACTATCAGTGGCTCAAAAAAATAGAAAGACTTGTGGTTTTTGAGcatgatttaaaaaaacatcaaCATTAAACTTACAAATATAATCAGCAGACATGCCTGAACCAAACGGTTTGACAGTGAGATTTCAGGCAGAACCCTGAACCCAAAGAAGCCAAAAAAATGACATAATGGGTTACATGACTGGTTATCTGATTCCCTTTTGTATTTttaaatacacacaaaaaaatgttcCAAAGGAAATTCAGTTTGCCATATTTCCCTTGTAGATATATACTAGACGTATGGAAACAATTGACATATATTGGCATTTCCACGACAGTATCTGTTCATATCATGAACAAATAAAGTAATCCATATATACAAGATgtacatttaaacatttaaacaaatGACAGTCAGTCTACCGACCGAGAGTCACACAGTTAACCCAGTCAGCCCCCACCTATAATTGTCTACTCCACTCCCAATCACTACCTATTGCCAATCAACCTTCTCCATCCCATCCCTGCTGGGCAGTTGATGAGAGGGCAGCTGTTAGAAGTTCTACAACCTTATCTCTGGTGCCGAACTGGGACCCCAACTGTGCAGATCATTGGAGGCTGTCAATCACTGCTGTGGCCATGGCCTCCACACAGAGTCACTGTGTTCCATGTACGGCTTGGAGGGGGAAAGACGCTCCATGTTACCGAGGCCAGTTCTCAGACCTGGGCCTGGGTGAGGCTGTGGCAGCTGCTGTCTAGCCAGGGGAGTTTGGTCGGGGGTGGAAGGTGATGTACCATGGAGCTGGGCAGATGATGGAGGATGGGTGAGCCCCATGCGGGACCTCTGAGGTGGGGCATCAGCATCGTGGCTGGGCTCATCCAACTCCTGGCTCTTGGTTGCAATAAAGTGGCTGACTTTTAGTAGGCATGACCTCATGCCCTCACGGTAGTTATGCTGCTTCCTCTTGCAGGGGGACCTCTGCTCTTCCCCACCCTCTTTGGAGTGGCCTCTTTTCGTTTGCTGATGCTGTTGttctccttcctgctctgtcctcaGGAAGTTGACCACACTCTCCAAAATCTCTGCCTTTTCCACCTTGGGATTCTTCAGtttctaaataaacaaaagtacaaaataaatacatctgAAAATACTCAGAAAAAAGACACAGATGTGACATAAAATGCTAAATGACCATAGATAACGCATTCATGGTTAAAACTAAATTAATCATCTATATTAGAGAAAATAGACCATCTTTATGTAACTCACCTCATTACTTGTGTTCTCCAACAACAAAAGTCGTAAGGTTTCCAGACTGTGGTTGATACGATCTCTCCTCCGTTTCTCCATGAGGGGTTTGGGGACCTGAACGTATAAATCCCTGAGTTAGGCCTATTCGTTTACTGATGTATAAAATTGAATGACAAAAACAGGATATCCCCGGAGATTATGTGCGTGAAGTGAAAAGAAAAAGACCAACATAAAGTAACCTAAAAACATCGGATTCAATTATATCATAATTTCCCAACCCAAGCAGCTAAAATAATAAGTAAAATCACTAAGCTTTACTGTAAAATTACAACAACACGTTTAGGCTTGATGAAAATCAGACGGAGTTTTGTGGCAATAAACAGCCTATCATCCATGCACCTAATTTGTACGAAACAGAAATGACAAATAATGAACTCTAATGAAAATGAAAAAGTTTTACTTACCCGTCTTACGTCCTTTTGATCTGGGAGCACAGTCTCCATCGTTTTCCTGACAAAATAATGTCGAGATGTTGTCTAAAATCAGAGAGGTAAATGGCGCTTCACATCTATAAATGCCGTAGAATACAACCACGCCCATTCGCGCCCTCAGTTCTACTTCATTTGGATTACAGTTATTGGATTACAGTTACCATGACATATACAGTCAATACATCCAGGCATAGCTATTGGTTTATTCAAGAAAGGGCACCACCCCTGATCCCAGATGCGCACGCCCTTGGCATCGAATAACACTATTGTTAGCGTTATTAGGCCTAGGCCTAATCCTGTAACCTAATTTCGTTTGAGAAATATCCCACTGGGCACCAAccatgttggttcaacgtaatttcgtttaaatgacgtggaaacaacgtttattcaaacagtgtgtgcccagtgggaaggttTATCATGTAATTCGAGAAATTAATAGTTCTTCATGATATCTTTATCGTCAGAGTAGGCTAATAGTTGGAAAGGTGGAAACTGCAAGTCCATGAGGTTCAACGTTTTCATAAAACAATACATTCCGACCAAAGTGAATGTCTGAATCCATAATATATGGCCTTTgttttaaaaacatgtttatgTCAGCAAAGAGGACAGTTAAACATTGTTAGGGGGCTGTGACATTGGATCATATAGCATAGGCTACAATCATATAAAAAACAAGAGTTATCTTTATTCTAATGTTCCATTTGTAATGTATGCCTGTTGCTGGCCTTATACACCCACATGCCATcaatcggggcggcagggtagcctagtggttagagccttggactagtaaccagaagttTGCAACTTCAaaacccgagctgacaaggtataagtCATTCTGcatccctgaacaggcagtttacccactgttcctaggccgtcattgaaaataagaatttgtttttaactgacttgcctagttaaatgaaggtaaaaaaaaTTATTACACAGCCATCTCACAACATTATGACCAGTGGCTACAAGTCATTGGTTGTCTTAAAATGTCTGATGTGTTTTAAATGGCTTCATCCCCCATAATTTAGCAACATTCAAGCTGGTGTTGGTGTGATGGTCTGGAGTCTGGGATGGTGATAGGCCACTTCTTAGATTTGCATTTGGATGGAACTCAAATGTCCCATTCAGGTGTCCCACAGAGGCTAAAACGTCGTCTTACAACAATAGGGTCGACAATTCAGTTTAAGGACATGTTCAATTTATAAACATGAATACATTGATAGTCGGATAAGGACCATTAGAA from Oncorhynchus kisutch isolate 150728-3 linkage group LG15, Okis_V2, whole genome shotgun sequence encodes:
- the her5 gene encoding hairy-related 5, with translation METVLPDQKDVRRVPKPLMEKRRRDRINHSLETLRLLLLENTSNEKLKNPKVEKAEILESVVNFLRTEQEGEQQHQQTKRGHSKEGGEEQRSPCKRKQHNYREGMRSCLLKVSHFIATKSQELDEPSHDADAPPQRSRMGLTHPPSSAQLHGTSPSTPDQTPLARQQLPQPHPGPGLRTGLGNMERLSPSKPYMEHSDSVWRPWPQQ